In Nostoc sp. UHCC 0926, a single genomic region encodes these proteins:
- a CDS encoding response regulator transcription factor, protein MNEISIILIEDHDLTRMGLRAALQSHSALKVIGEAANATQGLKLLETAKPDVAVVDIGLPDMDGIELTRKFKRYQAETGQGTTKILILTMDHTEDAVLAAFAAGADSYYMKETSISKLTEAIQATHGGNSWIDPAIANVVLRKMRQGIPGESQNSDKPKTVKIEALASEYEQVLETYPLTQRELEILELIVAGCSNGQIAEKLYITVGTVKTHVRNILNKLCADDRTQAAVRALRSGLVA, encoded by the coding sequence ATGAATGAAATTAGTATTATTTTAATTGAAGATCACGACTTAACGCGAATGGGGCTACGAGCGGCATTACAATCTCATAGCGCATTGAAGGTAATTGGCGAAGCAGCAAATGCTACCCAAGGATTAAAACTTTTAGAAACGGCAAAGCCAGATGTAGCTGTTGTAGATATCGGCTTGCCTGACATGGATGGCATCGAACTCACCCGTAAATTCAAACGCTACCAAGCTGAAACTGGGCAAGGCACAACGAAGATTTTGATCCTGACAATGGATCATACAGAGGATGCTGTACTTGCAGCTTTCGCAGCGGGTGCTGATTCTTATTACATGAAAGAAACAAGTATCAGTAAATTAACGGAGGCAATCCAAGCAACTCACGGCGGTAACTCTTGGATTGATCCGGCAATTGCCAACGTGGTATTGCGGAAGATGCGGCAAGGTATTCCTGGAGAGAGCCAAAACTCTGACAAGCCCAAGACTGTAAAAATTGAGGCGCTGGCGTCAGAATATGAGCAAGTTTTGGAAACATACCCCCTGACTCAACGTGAACTGGAAATCCTAGAGTTGATTGTAGCTGGGTGTAGCAATGGGCAAATTGCCGAGAAACTTTATATTACAGTTGGTACTGTGAAAACCCATGTTCGTAATATTCTAAATAAATTATGTGCCGATGACCGTACCCAAGCTGCTGTTAGGGCCCTACGTTCTGGGTTGGTGGCGTAA
- a CDS encoding lipid-A-disaccharide synthase-related protein → MSNVSRLSLASNSQAATSPLRLLVLSNGHGEDVIAVQILQELQRQSNPPEIFALSLVGEGRAYQQLNIPLIGSVRTMPSGGFIYMDGRQLVRDVRGGLLQLTLSQIKAVRRWVSSQKKLGNKRAILAVGDIVPLLFATFSGANYAFVGTAKSEYYVRDEAGLLPRKSKDARWENFSGSVYHPWERWLMSRRCCKAVFPRDALTTEILKQWPIPAFNLGNPMMDGLQPTFSRQQFYSQDSQQQETVRPFMVTLLPGSRPPEAYTNWETILIAVSALMASFQERDSVFYTSGTVVFLGAIAPGLDSNILSQSVQSQGWRTQSASPLKISDPNVLTFKHRNAYLLLTQQAYNDCLHLGDLAIAMAGTATEQFIGLGKPAIAIPGNGPQFNPGFAEAQSRHLGSSLILVEQPAEVAQIVQSLFKNPDILQIIAENGLRRMGKPGAALRIAECLQERLG, encoded by the coding sequence ATGAGTAATGTATCTCGCTTATCCCTAGCCTCTAACTCCCAAGCTGCAACTTCTCCTTTGCGGTTACTTGTATTAAGTAATGGTCATGGGGAAGATGTAATTGCAGTTCAGATTTTGCAAGAACTCCAACGACAATCAAACCCACCAGAGATATTTGCTTTATCTCTGGTGGGTGAAGGACGTGCTTATCAACAGTTGAATATCCCTCTGATCGGTTCAGTCCGCACTATGCCTTCTGGCGGCTTTATTTATATGGATGGTCGCCAATTAGTGCGGGATGTACGCGGTGGTTTATTGCAACTTACCCTCAGCCAGATTAAAGCTGTCCGCCGTTGGGTGAGTTCTCAAAAAAAATTAGGTAATAAAAGAGCAATTTTAGCTGTGGGAGATATTGTGCCGCTATTGTTTGCAACTTTCAGTGGCGCTAATTATGCTTTTGTGGGTACGGCGAAATCTGAATATTATGTGCGGGATGAAGCTGGATTATTACCACGCAAATCCAAAGATGCGCGTTGGGAAAACTTTTCTGGTTCAGTTTACCATCCTTGGGAACGTTGGTTAATGAGTCGTCGCTGTTGTAAGGCAGTGTTCCCTAGAGATGCACTGACGACGGAAATATTAAAACAATGGCCAATTCCAGCTTTTAATTTGGGTAATCCGATGATGGATGGTCTGCAACCGACCTTTTCACGCCAACAATTTTATAGTCAGGATAGTCAACAGCAAGAGACAGTTCGACCTTTTATGGTGACTCTTCTTCCTGGTTCTCGTCCACCAGAGGCATACACTAACTGGGAAACAATTCTGATTGCCGTATCTGCGTTGATGGCAAGTTTCCAGGAGCGAGATTCAGTGTTCTATACTTCTGGCACAGTAGTGTTTTTAGGTGCGATCGCTCCTGGTTTAGACTCTAATATTTTATCTCAAAGTGTGCAATCCCAAGGCTGGCGCACTCAATCGGCATCTCCTCTCAAAATCTCTGATCCAAATGTCTTGACATTTAAACACAGGAATGCATATTTATTGCTGACACAACAAGCCTATAATGACTGTCTGCATTTGGGAGATTTAGCGATCGCAATGGCAGGTACAGCCACAGAACAGTTTATCGGTTTGGGGAAACCTGCGATCGCGATTCCGGGTAATGGGCCCCAATTTAACCCGGGCTTTGCTGAAGCTCAAAGTCGTCATTTAGGCTCATCTTTGATTTTAGTCGAGCAGCCAGCAGAAGTTGCCCAAATAGTCCAGTCCCTATTCAAAAATCCTGATATTTTGCAAATTATTGCCGAAAATGGTCTACGACGCATGGGTAAACCGGGAGCCGCATTACGCATTGCGGAATGTTTACAGGAACGATTGGGTTAA
- a CDS encoding heavy-metal-associated domain-containing protein, whose product MTLQLTVPNMACSACAGTITKALQAVDANASIQADPTTKLVSVETQASETAIKEALAAAGYPVA is encoded by the coding sequence ATGACTCTCCAACTCACAGTTCCCAATATGGCTTGTTCTGCTTGTGCAGGCACCATCACCAAAGCACTTCAGGCAGTCGATGCCAACGCCAGCATTCAGGCTGATCCGACAACCAAGCTTGTCAGTGTAGAAACTCAAGCATCAGAAACAGCAATTAAGGAAGCGTTGGCTGCTGCTGGCTATCCAGTTGCTTAA
- a CDS encoding hybrid sensor histidine kinase/response regulator, whose translation MAVVENNKISRILAVDDTLDNLILVQAILEIEGYEIDLVSDGIKALQQVEQSPPDLILLDVMMPGIDGYEVTRRIRNNPAISYIPILLITAFHESSVVEGLDAGADDFIRKPFDTDELLARVRSLLRLKHSLDEQQKMARQREDFVSRLTHDLRTPLVAADRMLNLFEMETFCKISPEMKEAIAVMIRSNQNLMEMVNTLLEVYRFEAGKKTLNWEICDLREISQEVVSELSPLTSEKGLTLVIDSRELDPLGKNAGIIMGDRLELRRVLNNLIANAIKFTDTGGITIRIFETSPHPGNQDSVTIEIQDTGYGIAPEDQATIFKRFRQGKHKRSGSGLGLHLSHRIVEAHAGTIQVTSEVGKGSLFTVQLPKNT comes from the coding sequence ATGGCTGTAGTTGAAAATAATAAAATTTCTCGTATCCTCGCAGTTGATGATACTCTAGATAATCTCATTTTGGTTCAAGCAATTTTAGAAATTGAGGGCTATGAAATTGACTTGGTTTCAGATGGAATAAAGGCTTTGCAGCAAGTTGAACAATCTCCACCCGATCTGATTCTGTTAGATGTGATGATGCCGGGAATCGATGGTTATGAAGTCACACGTCGGATTCGGAATAACCCAGCAATTAGTTATATTCCAATTCTGTTAATTACTGCCTTTCACGAATCTAGCGTTGTCGAAGGTTTGGATGCTGGTGCTGACGACTTTATTCGTAAACCATTTGATACCGATGAACTACTGGCAAGGGTACGATCGCTGTTGCGTCTCAAGCATAGTCTGGACGAACAACAAAAAATGGCCCGCCAACGGGAAGACTTTGTTTCGCGTCTGACTCATGATTTGCGAACTCCCCTAGTAGCCGCCGATCGCATGTTGAATTTGTTTGAGATGGAAACATTCTGCAAAATTTCGCCGGAAATGAAAGAGGCGATCGCAGTCATGATTCGCAGTAACCAAAATTTGATGGAAATGGTGAACACCCTCCTAGAAGTCTATCGCTTCGAGGCAGGTAAAAAAACGTTGAATTGGGAAATATGCGATTTACGTGAGATATCTCAAGAAGTAGTGAGCGAACTAAGTCCTCTAACGAGTGAAAAAGGCTTGACTCTGGTAATAGACAGCCGTGAATTAGACCCACTGGGTAAAAACGCTGGTATTATTATGGGCGATCGCTTGGAACTACGCCGGGTGCTAAACAATCTGATCGCAAATGCGATCAAATTTACAGATACAGGAGGCATCACAATCCGCATTTTTGAAACATCACCTCATCCAGGAAATCAAGATTCGGTAACAATCGAGATCCAAGATACAGGATATGGGATTGCGCCAGAAGATCAGGCAACAATTTTCAAGCGATTTCGCCAAGGTAAACATAAACGCTCAGGTAGTGGCTTAGGACTACATCTATCCCACCGGATTGTAGAAGCGCACGCAGGAACTATCCAGGTCACCTCTGAAGTAGGTAAAGGTAGTTTGTTCACTGTGCAACTACCTAAAAACACTTAA
- a CDS encoding heavy metal translocating P-type ATPase, whose product MDTLTLKLRGMSCAACANNIEKAIRSVPGVIDCNVNFGAEQAAINYDRSLANLEKIQAAIDAAGYSSYSLQEEMLSEEDDAEKASRQALQRQLSLKVVVGGVISIFLFLGSLPMMTGLNLDLIPSFLQNPWVQLVLTTPVVFWCGGSFYRNGWKTLKRHTATMDTLIALGTSAAYLYSLFVTVFPKFFIAQGLIPHIYYEVAAIVITLILLGRLLENRARGQTSEAIRKLIGLQARDARVIRDGREIDVPIAEVRINDVILVRPGEKIPVDGEVITGASTVDEAMVTGESLPVKKQPGDEVIGATINGAGAFQFRVTRVGNDTFLAQIVKLVQQAQGSKAPIQRLADQVTGWFVPAVIAIAIATFVIWFNFTGNLTLATMTTVGVLIIACPCALGLATPTSVMVGTGKGAENGILIKGADSLELAHKIQTIVLDKTGTLTQGKPTVTDFVTVNGTANGNEIKLLQLTATVEHNSEHPLASAVVKYAQFQEVSLTEAKNFQAIAGSGVQAVVSNQLVQIGTQRWLTELGINTITLQQYKDAWEAVGKTVILIALDGELQGIMGIADALKPSSTAVVKALQKLGLEVVMLTGDNRQTADAIALQVGIQRIFAEVRPDQKAAIIQSLQGEIERFPKSLRVRQSPRRSFLATASANDGNRQDGGYLTKIQNPKSKIVAMVGDGINDAPALAQADVGIAIGTGTDVAIAASDITLISGDLQGIVTAIQLSRATINNIRQNLFFAFIYNVIGIPIAAGILFPIFGWLLNPIIAGAAMALSSLSVVSNALRLRNFQPKTTS is encoded by the coding sequence ATGGATACTCTCACACTCAAACTTCGAGGCATGAGTTGCGCCGCTTGCGCCAACAACATCGAAAAGGCAATTCGCTCTGTTCCTGGGGTGATTGACTGCAACGTTAACTTTGGAGCCGAACAAGCCGCCATCAATTACGATCGCTCTCTAGCCAATTTGGAGAAAATCCAAGCTGCGATCGATGCTGCGGGATACTCTTCTTACTCACTCCAGGAAGAAATGCTCTCTGAAGAAGATGATGCCGAGAAAGCAAGTAGGCAAGCATTACAACGCCAACTCTCCCTCAAAGTAGTAGTGGGAGGTGTAATCAGCATTTTCCTATTTTTGGGGTCGCTGCCCATGATGACTGGACTGAACTTGGACTTAATTCCAAGCTTCCTGCAAAATCCTTGGGTACAGTTAGTGCTGACAACCCCCGTCGTGTTCTGGTGTGGTGGATCTTTTTACCGCAATGGTTGGAAAACCCTCAAGCGCCATACAGCAACGATGGACACGCTGATTGCTTTGGGTACAAGTGCAGCGTATTTATATTCTTTGTTTGTCACTGTTTTCCCAAAATTTTTTATTGCTCAGGGCTTGATACCTCATATTTATTACGAAGTTGCCGCGATTGTCATTACCTTAATTTTGTTGGGGCGGTTGTTGGAAAATCGTGCTAGGGGACAAACTTCTGAAGCCATCCGCAAACTCATTGGACTGCAAGCTAGAGATGCCAGAGTTATCCGCGATGGTAGGGAAATTGATGTTCCCATCGCCGAAGTCAGAATCAACGATGTGATTTTGGTGCGTCCTGGTGAAAAGATTCCGGTAGATGGGGAAGTGATTACAGGCGCTTCGACGGTAGATGAAGCGATGGTGACGGGTGAAAGTTTACCAGTTAAAAAGCAACCAGGAGATGAAGTAATTGGGGCGACGATTAATGGTGCGGGTGCATTTCAATTTCGGGTGACACGAGTCGGAAATGATACGTTTTTAGCTCAAATCGTCAAACTAGTGCAACAAGCCCAAGGTTCTAAAGCCCCAATTCAGCGCTTGGCAGATCAAGTGACAGGATGGTTTGTCCCAGCTGTGATTGCGATCGCGATCGCCACTTTCGTCATTTGGTTTAACTTCACAGGCAACCTCACCCTAGCAACAATGACAACGGTGGGTGTATTGATTATCGCTTGTCCTTGTGCTCTGGGTTTAGCTACCCCCACTTCTGTAATGGTGGGGACGGGCAAAGGTGCAGAAAATGGCATCTTGATTAAGGGTGCAGACAGCTTAGAACTAGCACACAAAATTCAAACCATCGTTCTAGATAAAACTGGCACTTTGACTCAGGGGAAACCTACAGTTACAGACTTTGTAACTGTCAACGGTACAGCTAATGGTAATGAAATCAAGCTTTTACAGTTAACAGCAACGGTGGAACACAATTCTGAGCATCCTTTAGCATCAGCAGTGGTGAAATATGCCCAGTTTCAAGAAGTGAGTTTAACAGAGGCAAAGAACTTTCAGGCGATCGCAGGTAGTGGTGTCCAAGCAGTTGTTTCAAATCAGCTTGTGCAAATTGGTACACAACGCTGGTTAACAGAACTTGGAATTAACACCATCACTCTCCAGCAGTATAAAGATGCCTGGGAAGCGGTTGGTAAAACAGTCATTTTGATTGCTCTAGATGGGGAACTACAAGGAATAATGGGTATTGCCGATGCCCTCAAACCTTCATCCACAGCAGTAGTGAAAGCTTTACAGAAGTTAGGTTTAGAAGTAGTAATGCTCACCGGAGACAATCGTCAAACTGCTGATGCGATCGCTCTACAAGTTGGCATCCAGCGAATCTTTGCCGAAGTCCGTCCAGATCAGAAAGCGGCGATTATCCAATCTCTGCAAGGGGAGATAGAGAGATTTCCCAAATCCCTTCGGGTTCGGCAGTCCCCCAGACGCTCGTTCCTCGCTACCGCTAGCGCTAACGACGGGAACCGCCAAGACGGGGGCTACCTCACCAAAATCCAAAATCCAAAATCCAAAATTGTCGCAATGGTAGGTGATGGCATAAATGATGCGCCAGCCCTAGCACAGGCTGATGTAGGAATTGCTATTGGTACGGGAACAGATGTGGCGATCGCAGCTAGCGATATCACCCTAATTTCTGGAGATTTGCAAGGAATTGTCACAGCAATTCAACTGAGTCGCGCTACCATCAATAATATCAGGCAAAATCTCTTCTTTGCCTTTATTTACAACGTCATTGGTATTCCCATTGCGGCGGGAATTCTGTTCCCTATTTTTGGTTGGTTACTCAATCCAATTATCGCCGGAGCTGCGATGGCTCTTTCTTCGCTCTCTGTTGTTAGCAATGCCCTCAGATTGCGTAACTTTCAACCAAAAACTACCTCATAA
- a CDS encoding ATP-binding response regulator — MKQTLKILVVDDNEVDRMAVRDALTKAGVQMELFEVSDGNDAFSALNTTAYDCVFFDYRLPDQHGLTFIQQLRSSKIKVPSVVLTAQGDEQIAVQLIKAGATDYLPKSKISPEMLLQVLRSAIRIYRAETQAALVNQQLRESHEQLIRKNQELERQQQKIQMQNFKLLEVSQLKSHFLATMSHELRTPMNAIIGFSQILFRSKFGQLTHQQADMVERILNNGKHLLMLVNEVLDFSKLEAGRLDLKAEIFDVSKVINLAVGEMRSLADAKNLSLLVQTDLQNTLVFNDQVRIKQILINLLSNAIKFTESGEIWVEVKELPASRVTIVVRDTGIGIAPRDFKRIFEAFRQVDQTITRKYPGTGLGLAIIDSLVRMMGGKIFLESKLGSGSMFKIELPRQITLFTEAADAPDVQLDGDDIFSRAKNPHHSSSQTR, encoded by the coding sequence ATGAAACAGACGCTGAAAATTTTGGTTGTAGACGATAACGAAGTTGACCGGATGGCAGTCCGTGATGCGCTGACTAAAGCAGGTGTTCAAATGGAACTGTTTGAAGTAAGCGATGGCAATGATGCGTTTTCTGCCTTAAACACTACTGCCTATGATTGTGTTTTCTTCGACTATCGCTTACCAGATCAGCATGGACTAACCTTTATTCAACAGCTACGTTCTTCAAAAATTAAAGTTCCTTCAGTAGTCCTAACTGCTCAAGGAGATGAACAAATTGCTGTGCAATTAATCAAAGCTGGTGCTACAGACTATCTACCTAAGTCTAAGATATCTCCAGAAATGTTGCTACAAGTTTTGCGGAGTGCGATTCGGATTTATCGGGCTGAAACGCAGGCAGCTTTGGTAAACCAGCAGCTTAGAGAAAGTCATGAACAACTCATTCGTAAGAACCAAGAATTGGAAAGACAACAGCAAAAGATTCAAATGCAAAACTTCAAGCTATTGGAGGTATCACAGCTAAAATCACATTTTTTGGCAACTATGTCCCACGAACTCAGAACGCCGATGAATGCGATTATTGGTTTTTCGCAAATACTGTTCCGTTCTAAGTTCGGTCAACTAACGCACCAGCAAGCAGATATGGTTGAGCGGATCTTGAATAATGGCAAGCATTTGCTGATGCTAGTCAATGAAGTTCTTGACTTTTCCAAGTTGGAGGCAGGACGATTAGACTTAAAGGCGGAAATATTTGATGTATCAAAGGTAATAAATCTCGCTGTAGGTGAAATGCGTTCCCTTGCTGATGCCAAAAATCTATCATTGTTAGTACAAACCGATTTGCAAAATACTTTGGTATTTAATGATCAAGTTCGGATCAAACAGATTTTAATTAACCTGCTCTCCAACGCCATTAAGTTCACAGAGTCTGGAGAAATTTGGGTTGAGGTTAAGGAATTACCTGCAAGTCGAGTGACAATTGTTGTTCGGGATACAGGTATTGGCATAGCACCCAGAGATTTTAAACGTATTTTTGAAGCATTTCGGCAAGTCGATCAAACTATCACTCGCAAATATCCAGGTACAGGTCTGGGTTTGGCAATTATAGATTCGCTGGTGCGAATGATGGGCGGCAAAATTTTTCTTGAGAGCAAATTGGGGAGCGGTTCAATGTTTAAAATTGAATTGCCCCGTCAAATCACATTATTCACTGAAGCAGCCGATGCTCCAGATGTACAGTTAGATGGTGATGATATTTTTAGCAGAGCTAAAAATCCGCATCATTCATCTTCTCAAACCAGGTAA